GGCAAATCTGGTTAAAGATATTAAGGCACATGGTAATCGTCTTACAACCGGTGACGTTGGTAATCGTTACCTTTTCCAGACTCTTGCAAGAAATGGTCTGAACGAGGTGATGTACAAGATGAATAATCATGAAGATGCTCCGGGTTATGGATTTCAGGTTAAGTTTGGCGCAACCACTCTTACTGAACAATGGGATCCAAGAGAAGGAACTTCATGGAACCATTTTATGATGGGGCAGATTGATGAATGGTTCTATGCATGGTTGGCAGGTATACAACCGGTTCCTAGCGAACCTGGTTTTCAAAAGTTGGTAATTAACCCGCAGGTAGTGGGTGATCTTAAATATGTTTCTGCTTCTTATAACACTCTTTACGGGAAAGTGTCTGTGAACTGGAAAGTTGAAAATGGAATCTTTACCATGAATGTTGAAGTTCCAGTAAACTGTTCGGCCACAATTATTCTTCCTAACAAGGAGAAGCATGTTATGGAAAGCGGTAAACAAACGTTTACTGTGAAAATTTAATAACCTTTTACTGATAGAAATGAGAATAAAGCAACTTGTTTTAGCCTTTTGTTTAGTATTTCTGTGTGGAACTCTGGTTCATGCTGAAAGAGTGGATATGATTAAAGCCGGTGCTAAAGCAGATGGAACGAAGCTGAACACTGAATTAATTAATAAAACAATAGACAGACTTTCTGCCAAAGGAGGAGGAACTTTATTCTTTTCTTCCGGCAAGTATCTTACCGGGGCAGTCAAGCTGAAGAGTAATATTACTATTGAACTGGAGGCTGGAGCTACATTATTGTTCTCTGATAATTTTGATGATTATCTTCCTTTTGTGGATATGAGGTATGAGGGCGTAATGATGAAAAGCTTCTCTCCTTTATTTTATGCGGTCGATCAGCATGATATAACCATTAAAGGTGAAGGTACAATTGATGGTCAGGGTAAGAAATGGTGGACTGAGTTTTTCCGCGTAATGGTTGATCTTCAAAAGAACGGAATTAAAGATTTGAATAAATACCAGCCTATGTGGGACAAGGCAAACAAAGATCTCAATCTTTATAATGTGACTAATGCCGATTATAAAGAAGTGCTTGATCGTCGTTTCTTCCGTCCTTCATTTATTCAGCCTATCCGTTGTAAGAATATAAAGATTGAAGGAATAAAAATCATAAATTCTCCCTTTTGGACAGTTAATCCTGAGTTTTGTGAGAATGTAAGTATTAAGGGAATCACGATAAATAATCCTCAGTCACCTAATACGGATGGCATTAATCCGTCATCTTGTAAGAACGTACATATATCAGATTGCCATATCTCGGTAGGGGATGATTGTATTACTCTTAAATCGGGAAGAGATTTACAGGCTCGTCAGCTGGGTGTACCTTGCGAGAATATTACCATTACAAATTGCACTATGCTTGCTGGTCATGGAGGTGTGGTAATTGGTAGTGAAATGAGTGGTGATGTGCGAAAGGTTACAATCTCTAATTGTGTTTTTGATGGAACAGACAGAGGTATTCGTATAAAGTCTACCCGTGGACGCGGAGGTATTGTTGAAGAGATACGTGTTGATAACATTGTGATGAAGGACATTAAGAAAGAGGCTATTGTTCTGAGCTTGTTCTATAGCAAGATGGACCAGGAACCGGTTTCAGACCGTACACCTGTTTTTCGCAATATCCATATCTCTAACCTCACAGGTACAAAGGTTAATAGCGCCGTCAGTATATTGGGAATAGAAGAAATGCCTATAAGTGATGTAACACTGAATAATATAAATATTCAGTCTGAATCGGGGATAGAAGCAAATCTGGTGAAGAATCTGGAACTCAACAATGTGCGTATTGATGCAAAGAAAGGTCCTGCCTTTAAGTTCTCTCATGTGGAAAATCTGGAATTGAATACTATAAAATCTGGAACTCCCAATGCAGAGGCTTCTTTACTTAAGATCTCAGATTCTAAAGATTGCCTTATCCAGGGATGTTATCCACAGGCAGGAAGTAAGTCTTTTCTCTTTCTTGAAGGGGACAATAAAAATGTGATTCTGATGCATAATTACTTCAACCGTCTGCCTTCTGTTGTTGACAAAGGAAGTGTATATACTAAAGAAAACCTGATCATAAAAGAATAATACCAACCTTTTGGGTTAAAAGAAATAATAACATGAATATAAAAGTAGTCATACTGTCTGCTGCATTAGCTCTTTCGGGGAGTACTCTTTTTGCACAGCAGGATTCAGATCATAAATATCAGAGACCACTTAAAGAGGTTTTGACAGATATTTCAAAACAATTTAATGTCCGCCTTAAATGGACAGAAGTCGTTGTGGATGGAAAGATGCTTGATTATGCTGATTCACGCATTCGTCCATACTCTCTTGAAGAGACTCTGAGCAATGTGCTTGCTCCATTTGATTATAAGTTTGTGAAGCAGGAAGGCAACTTTTATAAAATTAAGAATTATGAATATGCCCGTCGTACTGATGAAGATGGAGTGAAGATGCTTCATTATCTAAGTTCTCTTTATTCTGATTCTGTACAATGGAACAAAAGAAAAGAGTGTTTACGCAAGGAAGTCAGAGAACGTTTAGGTCTTGATCTTCTTTTGAAGGCAAGAGTGAATGCTAAACCTGTTATCTCAAAGCAAAGAGTCTATAATGGTTATACAGTGCAAAACTTCTCGCTTGAAACTCTTCCCGGACTTTATGTTTGTGGCTCTATCTATAAACCGGTTATAAAAGGAAAGATCCCGTTAATCGTTTGTCCAAACGGACATTTCTTAGATGGCAGATATAGGAAAGATCAGCAACAACGTATGGCTACACTTGCCCGTATGGGTGCCATTTGTGTAGATTATGATCTTTTTGCATGGGGTGAATCTATGTTGCAATTCCCGGAAGAGGCTCACAAAAAAAGTGCAGCTCAGGTTATTCAGGCTTTAAATGGAATTAGTATTCTTGATTTCATGTATAACCGTAAAGACGTTGATAAGAAAAGAATCGGTGTGAATGGCGGTTCCGGAGGTGGTTCTCAAACAGTTCTGCTTTCTGTTCTTGATCAGCGATACACAGCTCTTTGTCCGGTAGTAAGTTTGTCATCTCACTTTGATGGTGGATGTCCTTGTGAAAGCGGACTACCAATCTTTTATTCTTGTGGAGGAACGGTTGCTGCTGAATTAGCCGCCACAAATGCTCCGAAGCCAATGTTGATTGTTTCCGACGGACAAGACTGGACTAGTACTGTACCAACTCTTGAACTTCCATATATCAAGCATATCTATGACTTTTATGGTGCAGCAGATAAAGTAACAAATGTTCATTTGCCTGCCGAAGGACATGATTTTGGTCCAAATAAAAGAAATGCTGTTTATGACTTCTTTGCTGATGCATTCAAGCTGAAAAAATCAATGCTTGATGAAAGCAAAGTAACTATAGAACCTAAAGAGAATATGTTTAGTTTTGGAGACAAAGGAGAAAAACTTCCAAAGAATGCAATGCGCTCTTTTGAAGAGTTGGAAAAACTTCTGAATAGTTTGAAGAAGTAGTTCTTATCTCCAATCTTAATATTTAAAAGATGAATAACATGAATATAATACTCCGTAAGTTAGTTTATTTTATATCTGCATCATTCTTGTTGCTGCCTTTTAAAGTAACAGCTGGCGAGTATAAATTGTGGTATGATAAACCGGCTTCTGTATGGACTGAAGCTTTACCATTAGGTAATGGACGTTTAGGTGCCATGGTTTTTGGTAATCCTTCTGTAGAACAGATCCAACTCAATGAAGAGACTATATGGGCCGGACGTCCCAATAATAATGCTAATCCTGAAGCATTGGCTAATATTCCTAAAGTACGGGAACTGGTCTTTGCCGGAAAATACCTGGAAGCTCAGACTTTGGCTACAGAAAAGGTGATGGCAAATACAAATTCCGGAATGCCTTACCAGACTTTTGGTGATTTACGTATTGCTTTTCCCGGACATGCCCGCTACACAGATTATTACCGTGAGCTGAGTCTTGATTCGGCTCGTGCGCTTGTAGCCTATAAAGTGGACGGTGTCCGTTATCGCAGGGAAATGATCACTTCTTTTCCTGATCAGGTTGTGATGATAAAACTTACAGCAGATGCTGCAAAGAAGATTACTTTCAATGCATTCTTCACTTCTCCTCATCAGGATGTGGTTGTTGATACAGAAAATAATTGCGTAACTCTTTCCGGTGTTTCCTCATGGCATGAAGGTCTGAAAGGTAAAGTTGAATTTCAAGGTCGTTTGTCAGTAAAGGCCGTAAATGGAAAGGTGCAGTATAAAGACGGAACACTTTCTGTAGAGGGAGCAGATGAAGCAATACTTTACGTTTCAATTGGAACAAATTTTGTGAACTACAAAGATATTTCCGGTAATTCAGTTGAGCGTGCAAAAAGTTTTTTGGAGAAAGCACTTACAAGAGATTATAGTACCATACTAAAAGAACATGTTTCATTCTTCAGAAAATACATGGATCGTGTTTCTCTTTATTTGGGAGAAAACAAACAAACTGGTATTACTACAGATAAACGCATAGAAAACTTTGCGCAAACAAATGATGCAAATTTGGTTGCTACCTATTTTCAGTTTGGCAGATATTTGCTAATTTGTTCATCCCAACCGGGTGGACAGCCGGCAAATCTCCAGGGTATATGGAATGATAAACTTCTTCCTTCCTGGGACAGTAAGTATACCTGCAACATTAATGTAGAAATGAACTATTGGCCATCAGAGGTAACCAACCTGACAGAACTGAATCAGCCATTGTTTAATATGGTAAAGGAAGTTTCTGAAAGTGGAAAGGAAACTGCAAAGATAATGTATGGTGCAGACGGATGGGTATTGCATCACAATACAGATATTTGGCGAGTAACAGGTGCTGTGGATAAAGCTCCTTCTGGCATGTGGGCTTCTGGTGGAGCATGGCTTTGCCGCCATCTTTGGGAGCACTACTTATATACTGGTGATATTAAGTTCCTTAAAGAAATATATCCTATCATGAAAGGTGCGGCTGTATTCTTTGATCAGACAATGGTTAAGGAGCCTTCACATAATTGGCTGGTTGTTTGTCCTTCCAACTCTCCTGAGAATGTTCATGCAGGAAGTAACGGAGAAGCAACAACTGCTGCAGGTTGTACAATGGACAATCAGATTATCTTTGATCTTTGGAATGAGATCATAGCGTCTTCCCGTTTACTTGGTGTGGATGCTGATTTTGCATCTCATCTGAAACAAAGGTTGAATGAAATGGCACCAATGCAAGTTGGCCGTTGGGGACAATTACAGGAATGGATGAACGATTGGGATGACCCGCAGGATATTCATCGTCATGCATCTCATCTTTATGGACTATTTCCAAGTAATCAGATATCTCCTTATCGCACTCCTGAATTATTTCAGGCAGCCCGCACTTCATTGATTCATCGTGGAGATCCTTCCACAGGTTGGTCTATGGCTTGGAAAGTTTGTTTCTGGGCACGTTTGCTCGATGGAGATCATGCTTATAAATTAATTACAAATCAACTTTCTCTGGTTCGTAATGAAAAGAAAAAGGGAGGAACTTATCCAAACTTGTTCGATGCTCATCCACCTTTCCAAATTGATGGCAATTTTGGTTGCTCGGCTGGTATTGCAGAAATGCTGATGCAAAGCTATGATGGTTTCATTTATCTGCTCCCGGCTCTTCCTTCCTTATGGAAAGAAGGACACATCAATGGTTTGATTGCCCGTGGAGGTTTTGAACTCGGTATCAGTTGGAAGAATGGAGAAGTTGAAAAGGTTATTGTCAAATCTCATTTGGGAGGTAATTGTCGTTTGCGTTCACTTACTCCGTTGAAAGGTAAAGGATTGAAAAAAGCAAAAGGCGAGAATCCAAATACTCTTTATGCAGTACCTTCTGTTCCCTCACCTTTGGTTAAGGATGCAACGAAGCTTACAGGACTTAGTATGAAGAATACTTATCTGTATGATTTGAATACGAAAGCTGGAAAAGAATACGTAATCTATAAAAAATAAACAATAATGATGAAAAGAAGCAAAGTCATTGCAATGACATGTTTGTTCCTTTTAGGAATCTGTGGAAACATTCAGGCACAGAAGACTTATATTCCCTGGAATAATGGGAAATTGATGGTTGATGAAAGTGGACGTTATCTGAAACAGGCTAACGGTGCTCCGTTCTTCTGGTTAGGTGATACAGGCTGGCTTATGCCTGCACGTCTTGATCGTGATGAAGTGGAATACTATCTTGAACAATGTAGTAAGAAGGGCTTTAATATGGTTCAGATAATGTTGATGCATACTATGCCTGAAATGAATACTTATGGTCAATGGGCTTTGCCTGATGGCTTTAATTTTAAAAATATAGATAAAAAAGGTGTATATGGCTACTGGGATCATATAGATTTTATAGTACGTACAGCCGAGAAAAAAGGTATTTACGTAGGTATGGTGTGTCTTTGGGGAACTCCTGTTAGTAAAGGCCTTGTCAGCGAAAAAGACGCTCAGACTTATGGTAAGTTCTTGGCTGATCGCTATAAAAAGAATCCTAATATTGTCTGGTTTATCGGAGGAGATATCCGTGGTGATGTGAAGCCTACTGTTTGGACTACACTTGCCAAGACTATAAAGGCTAATGATGAGAATCACCTGATGACTTTTCACCCAAGAGGAAGAACAACTTCTGCAATCTGGTTTAACAATGAACCTTGGCTAGACTTTAATATGTTCCAATCTGGTCACCGTCGTTACGGTCAGCGTCTTGGAGATGGAGATTATACCATTCAGGAAAACACAGAAGAGGACAACTGGCGTTATGTAGAAAAAAGCTTTGCTATGAAGCCTTTGAAGCCTACTATTGATGGCGAACCTGTTTATGAAGAAATACCTCAGGGATTACATGATACAACTCAACCTCTCTGGACAGCCAATGATATTCGCCGTTATGCTTACTGGTCTGTTTTTGCAGGTTCATTCGGACATACTTACGGACACAACTCTATTATGCAGATGTTGAAGAATGGAGTAGGAGGAGCTTATGGTGCAACAAAACCTTGGTATGATGCTTTGAAAGATCCGGGAATGAATCAGATGAACTATTTAAAGAACCTGATGCTTACATTCCCATACTTTGAGAGAGTTCCTGATCAATCTATTATTGCCGGAACTAATGGTGAACGTTACGAAAGAATTATTGCTACCCGTGGAAACGATTACATGTTGGTTTACAACTATACAAACCGTCCTGCTCAGATTGATTTGACAAAAATCTCTGGTGCAAAGAAAAAGGCATGGTGGTATAGCCCTGTTAACGGACAGTTGGAATATATAGGTGAATTTGATAACAAAGTTACCGAATTTATTAATGACAGTGGTTACCGTGCTGGTAATGATATGGTTTTGATCGTGACCGATGCTTCTAAAGAGTACGTGAAACAAGATTGGAAATCACTTCCTGATGCTCAGGTAAAGTGGAATAAATAACAATTAATTAGATAACAATGCCGAAGAAAATATCTTTATTATTGCTCGTTTGTCTGCTTTCCATGAAAGTAGCGGCTTATGCTGGAGTAAGCATTAACGGCTTGCGTTGTGAGATGCTGAATAATCCTGTTGGAATTGATACAGAATCTCCTCGGATAAGTTGGCACATTTCTTCTCAGGATAGGGGAGTTACTCAACTTTCTTATCAGATATTGGTGGCTTCCTCTTTGCAGACATTAAATGCCGGTGACGGAGATATCTGGAACTCCGGCATTGTTAAGTCTGCCCAGTCTCAATGGGTGACCTATGCCGGCAAACCTTTGAAAAGCAATAGCCGGTATTACTGGAAAGTAAAGGTTACAACGAATGTTGGGGAAACTCTTTGGAGTGAACCTGCTCAATGGAGCATGGGATTGTTTTCACAGAACGACTGGAAAGCTCAGTGGATTGGGATGGATAAAGCTTCTCCTTGGGATTCGGAAACTCAGTTTTCCCGTTTATCTGCCCGTTACTTACGCAAAGAATTTACTGTTAAGAAAAAGATTGCGCATGCTACTGTGCATATTGCCGGACTGGGATTGTATGAACTTTACCTGAATGGTCAGAAAGTTGGCGATCGTGTGTTAGCACCTGCACCTACTGATTACAGAAAGAGTATTCTTTATAATAGTTTTGACGTAACCGGATTATTGAAAGAAAAAGTAAATGCACTTGGAGTAACGCTTGGTAACGGACGTTTTTATACTATGCGTCAGAACTATAAACCTTATAAGATTCCTAATTTTGGCTATCCAAAAATGCGCCTTGTTTTAGTTCTGGAATATACAGACGGTACAAAAGATACAGTTGGCAGTGATGGTTCCTGGAAGATAAATCCCGACGGGCCTATTCGCAGCAATAATGAGTATGACGGTGAGGAATATGATGCCCGTAAGGAATTTGCCGGATGGGCAGAAGCCGGATTTAATGATTCTTCCTGGTTACCGGCAGAGCGTGTTTCAGTTCCTACGGGTACACTTCATGCTCAGATGACCCCTGGAGTGAAGGTAGTAGACAAGATTCATCCCGTTTCAGTGAAAGAACTTCCCGGAAAAAGATACATCCTAGACATGGGACAAAATATGGCTGGTTGGATTCGGATGAAAGTGAAGGGTTCAGCAGGTGATACTGTTCGCTTACGTTTTGCCGAAACACTGCAAAAGAACGGCGAACTTTATGTCGAAAATCTTCGTGATGCAAAGGCGGCTGATACTTATATCCTTAAAGGAAACGGTATGGAAGAATGGGCTCCACGATTTGTTTTCCACGGTTTCCGCTATGTTGAAGTAACTGGTTATCCGGGAAAACCGTCAGTTGACCAGTTTGTTGGTGAAGTGGTGAGTGATGAAATGGAAAATCTGAGCACATTCAGTTGCACAGACCCTATTATTAACCAGATTTACAAGAATGCTTTCTGGGGAATACGTAGTAATTACAAAGGAATGCCGATTGACTGCCCCCAACGGAATGAACGCCAACCATGGTTGGGCGACCGTGCTGTTGGTTGTTTAGGAGAAAGTTTTGTCTTTGAAAACGGACAATTATATAGCAAATGGATAGACGATATTCGTGATGCTCAGCGTGAGGATGGTTGCATCCCTGATGTGGCACCTGCTTATTGGAACTATTATTCTGATAATATGACTTGGCCCTCTGTTTTTCTGCTTTCATCCGATATGATCTATTCACAGTTTGGCAATGTCCAACCGATAGTGAAGAACTATGACGCAATGAAAAAATGGATGAACCACATGCAGAAAGAGTATCTGAATGCCGATTATATTATGACTCGTGATGAATATGGCGATTGGTGTGTTCCACCCGAATCACCAAAGCTGATTCATTCAAATGATCCTAAACGTCAGACAGATGGAAAATTGATTGCTACCGCTTATTATTATAAGATGCTTGCTTTGATGAGCAAGTTTGCCGCGTTGCAGAATAAAACTGAAGATGTTCAGGAATATAATGCATTAGCTGGTAAAGTAAAATTAGCTTTCAATAAGCAATTCTTCAAGTCGGATAGTTTGTTTTACGGAAACAATTCAGCTACATCCAATCTTCTTCCGCTTGCATTCGGTATGGTTCCTGATAATTTGGTAGCCAAAGTAAGCAAGCAGATTGTTGATAAGGTTATGAATGCAGATAACGGACATATCTGTACCGGATTGATTGGCTCGCAATGGATAATGCGTGAGTTATGCAAGATGGGGCGTGCAGACGTGGCTTATTTATTGGCTTCTAACGACACATATCCTAGCTGGGGATATATGGTTAAGAAAGGAGCAACCACTATCTGGGAATTATGGAATGGAGATACAGCCAGTCCAAAGATGAATTCCGGTAATCATGTGATGTTACTTGGCGACCTGATTCCTTTCTTTTATGAAAATATGGCGGGAATTAAAACCGATGAACGTGAGGCTGGATTTAAGAAGATTATCATGAAACCTAATTTTGAAATTCAGGATTTAAGTGATGTTGATGCTTCTTATGTTACTCCTTACGGAAAAGTGGTAAGTAAATGGAAGAAAAACCTGAAACATCTGGTTTGGAATATTTCTATCCCGGCTAACAGTAGCGCAATTGTTTATCTGCCTGCTGAGAAGTCGATGATTAAAGAGGGTGATCTTCCTGCATCCAAAGCAAAAGGTGTGAAATACCTTGGTAAAGAAGGTAATTCTACTCGTTGGGAAGTAGGTTCGGGCGAGTATACATTTACGGTTGATATGAATGTTGGTCTTGGAGCATGGAGAAAAGGAATTGTAGAAGATGAGTTCCTTTATGAAAAAGCTTCTTTTCCACAAGCTCATGCTGCTACAATAGCAGATACACCTACCGGATTAGTTGCTTCATTCTTTGGAGGAACTAAAGAAGGAAATCCAGATGTTTGTATCTGGGTTTGCAGAAAAACTAATGAAGGCTGGACTGCTCCTCAAAAAGTTGCCGATGGAATTATGAGCGATACTTTGCGTAAAGCTTGTTATAACCCGGTGCTGTTCCAGGTACCTGGTGGCGAACTTCTGCTATTCTATAAGATTGGAAAGAATGTTGGCGACTGGACCGGTTATCTGATCCGTTCATTCGATGGAGGAAAAACATGGACGCAACGTGAAGTACTGCCTCAGAATATCCTTGGGCCTATTAAGAATAAGCCTGTAATGATTGGTAATAAGCTGGTTTGTCCAACAAGTACAGAAGGCAACGGATGGAAAGTTCATTTTGAATCTACCGAAGATAAAGGCAAAACATGGAGTGAGATTCAGCCTATCAATGATGGAAAAACAATCAATGCCATTCAGCCAAGTATTCTGTTCCATAAAGATGGTTCATTACAGATTCTTTGCCGTACGCGTAACAGTGCCATTGCTGAGGCTTGGTCGAAAGACGGAGGCGAGACATGGAGCGAGATGAAACTGATTGATCTGCCTAATAATAACTCGGGCACAGACGCGGTAACATTGAAAGATGGTCGTCAGGTATTGATTTATAATCACGTAAAAACACCTGAAGGAGCAAAAAAAGGTGCACGTACACCGTTGAATATTGCAGTGTCTAAAGATGGAAAGAAATGGTTTGCTTCACTGATTCTTGAAGATTCACCTATCGGTCAATACTCTTATCCGTCGATAATACAAGGTAATGATGGATATATTCATGCCATTTACACTTGGAGACGCGAACGGATTAAATACATGAAGATTGATCCTAAACAGTTGAAAGAAGTGCCTATTGTCAATGGACAATGGCCGGCATTAGATAAATAATAGATTTTGTTAAGTTTGGGTTTATCCTCAGAAGGTATTTTACTTTCTGAGGATTTTCTTTTATAAAGACAACTGATTAACATAACATTCTTATCTTTGGCTTTAAAATCAGCCTGAATAAGAAATTTAATATCATATAAAAGCAAATGAAAAAAAGTATTATCTGGATTGCATTATTTGCCGTAGCGCAGCTCATGCAAGCACAAACACCGGTAATGGAAACCGGTGGGAAACACATGCCAAACGAATGGATTGACAAGGATACAGGGCATAAAGTGATTAAACTAACCCGTAGAGATGGTATTAATATGAGTTTCTATTTCCATAACAATCCTTTTATAGGCAATAAAATGGTGTTTTGTGGTGGCTCCAGAAAAGGAGAAACACCTAATATCAAGGGGCAGGAAATTTATAATACCGATGCAAAAGATTTGCAGATGTATTGGGTTGACCTGAATACTCTGAAGACTGAGCAGCTCACTCACGAATCATCACCTGTGAAGACAGAAATAGTTTGTGCACGTACCAGGGAAATCTTTTATCAGATAAAGGATAGCGTGTTTTCCTTAAACACAGAAACAAGAAAGAAGAAGCTGATCTTTGTGTTCCCCGAAAACGAAAGATCGGCCATTACTACGGTAAATGCTGATGGCTCATTGCTGGCAGGAGTGTTCTCTAATCCTAAAGAGGCTGAGATTGTTAAGGCACATCCCTTAAAAAGTGAATTTTTCAACATGATATATGAGGCTAAACTTCCACGTACGTTGTTTGTTATTGACACAAAAACAGGAGTGTTGAAACGAATTTATTCTGAAAATGAATGGCTCAATCACATGCAATTTTCACCGGTTAACCCACATTTGCTAATGTTTTGTCACGAAGGCCCATGGCATAAGGTGGACAGAATATGGACCATTGATGTTATCAAGGGTGGAAAGCCGCAGTTGATTCATAAGCGTACTATGGATATGGAGATAGCAGGTCACGAATGGTTTGGTTCCAAAGGGGATGCCATTTATTTTGATCTTCAGAAGCCCAGAGGCAAAAAGTTCTTTGTAGGTAAAACAGATTTGAAAACAAATAAAGAGATCAGTTACGAATTGCAGCGCAATGAGTGGTCTGTACATTACACAACCTCATGGGGTGAAACACTTATGGCCGGTGATGGTGGAAGCTCAACCTCTGTAGCTAAAGCACCCAATGGTCAGTGGATTTATCTGTTCCAACCGAAGGGAAATAAACTGGTTTCAACCAAACTTGTGAACATGAAAAATCACAATTATCATCTTGAGCCCAACGTACATTTCTCACCAGATAACAAATGGATCATCTTCCGTGCTAACTTTGAAGGACAAGAAAATGTATATGCTGTTCAGATAGAAAAAAAGTAGTAACAGCAGTTGATCAACT
This genomic interval from uncultured Bacteroides sp. contains the following:
- a CDS encoding glycoside hydrolase family 95 protein, whose amino-acid sequence is MNIILRKLVYFISASFLLLPFKVTAGEYKLWYDKPASVWTEALPLGNGRLGAMVFGNPSVEQIQLNEETIWAGRPNNNANPEALANIPKVRELVFAGKYLEAQTLATEKVMANTNSGMPYQTFGDLRIAFPGHARYTDYYRELSLDSARALVAYKVDGVRYRREMITSFPDQVVMIKLTADAAKKITFNAFFTSPHQDVVVDTENNCVTLSGVSSWHEGLKGKVEFQGRLSVKAVNGKVQYKDGTLSVEGADEAILYVSIGTNFVNYKDISGNSVERAKSFLEKALTRDYSTILKEHVSFFRKYMDRVSLYLGENKQTGITTDKRIENFAQTNDANLVATYFQFGRYLLICSSQPGGQPANLQGIWNDKLLPSWDSKYTCNINVEMNYWPSEVTNLTELNQPLFNMVKEVSESGKETAKIMYGADGWVLHHNTDIWRVTGAVDKAPSGMWASGGAWLCRHLWEHYLYTGDIKFLKEIYPIMKGAAVFFDQTMVKEPSHNWLVVCPSNSPENVHAGSNGEATTAAGCTMDNQIIFDLWNEIIASSRLLGVDADFASHLKQRLNEMAPMQVGRWGQLQEWMNDWDDPQDIHRHASHLYGLFPSNQISPYRTPELFQAARTSLIHRGDPSTGWSMAWKVCFWARLLDGDHAYKLITNQLSLVRNEKKKGGTYPNLFDAHPPFQIDGNFGCSAGIAEMLMQSYDGFIYLLPALPSLWKEGHINGLIARGGFELGISWKNGEVEKVIVKSHLGGNCRLRSLTPLKGKGLKKAKGENPNTLYAVPSVPSPLVKDATKLTGLSMKNTYLYDLNTKAGKEYVIYKK
- a CDS encoding family 78 glycoside hydrolase catalytic domain → MPKKISLLLLVCLLSMKVAAYAGVSINGLRCEMLNNPVGIDTESPRISWHISSQDRGVTQLSYQILVASSLQTLNAGDGDIWNSGIVKSAQSQWVTYAGKPLKSNSRYYWKVKVTTNVGETLWSEPAQWSMGLFSQNDWKAQWIGMDKASPWDSETQFSRLSARYLRKEFTVKKKIAHATVHIAGLGLYELYLNGQKVGDRVLAPAPTDYRKSILYNSFDVTGLLKEKVNALGVTLGNGRFYTMRQNYKPYKIPNFGYPKMRLVLVLEYTDGTKDTVGSDGSWKINPDGPIRSNNEYDGEEYDARKEFAGWAEAGFNDSSWLPAERVSVPTGTLHAQMTPGVKVVDKIHPVSVKELPGKRYILDMGQNMAGWIRMKVKGSAGDTVRLRFAETLQKNGELYVENLRDAKAADTYILKGNGMEEWAPRFVFHGFRYVEVTGYPGKPSVDQFVGEVVSDEMENLSTFSCTDPIINQIYKNAFWGIRSNYKGMPIDCPQRNERQPWLGDRAVGCLGESFVFENGQLYSKWIDDIRDAQREDGCIPDVAPAYWNYYSDNMTWPSVFLLSSDMIYSQFGNVQPIVKNYDAMKKWMNHMQKEYLNADYIMTRDEYGDWCVPPESPKLIHSNDPKRQTDGKLIATAYYYKMLALMSKFAALQNKTEDVQEYNALAGKVKLAFNKQFFKSDSLFYGNNSATSNLLPLAFGMVPDNLVAKVSKQIVDKVMNADNGHICTGLIGSQWIMRELCKMGRADVAYLLASNDTYPSWGYMVKKGATTIWELWNGDTASPKMNSGNHVMLLGDLIPFFYENMAGIKTDEREAGFKKIIMKPNFEIQDLSDVDASYVTPYGKVVSKWKKNLKHLVWNISIPANSSAIVYLPAEKSMIKEGDLPASKAKGVKYLGKEGNSTRWEVGSGEYTFTVDMNVGLGAWRKGIVEDEFLYEKASFPQAHAATIADTPTGLVASFFGGTKEGNPDVCIWVCRKTNEGWTAPQKVADGIMSDTLRKACYNPVLFQVPGGELLLFYKIGKNVGDWTGYLIRSFDGGKTWTQREVLPQNILGPIKNKPVMIGNKLVCPTSTEGNGWKVHFESTEDKGKTWSEIQPINDGKTINAIQPSILFHKDGSLQILCRTRNSAIAEAWSKDGGETWSEMKLIDLPNNNSGTDAVTLKDGRQVLIYNHVKTPEGAKKGARTPLNIAVSKDGKKWFASLILEDSPIGQYSYPSIIQGNDGYIHAIYTWRRERIKYMKIDPKQLKEVPIVNGQWPALDK
- a CDS encoding oligogalacturonate lyase family protein, producing MKKSIIWIALFAVAQLMQAQTPVMETGGKHMPNEWIDKDTGHKVIKLTRRDGINMSFYFHNNPFIGNKMVFCGGSRKGETPNIKGQEIYNTDAKDLQMYWVDLNTLKTEQLTHESSPVKTEIVCARTREIFYQIKDSVFSLNTETRKKKLIFVFPENERSAITTVNADGSLLAGVFSNPKEAEIVKAHPLKSEFFNMIYEAKLPRTLFVIDTKTGVLKRIYSENEWLNHMQFSPVNPHLLMFCHEGPWHKVDRIWTIDVIKGGKPQLIHKRTMDMEIAGHEWFGSKGDAIYFDLQKPRGKKFFVGKTDLKTNKEISYELQRNEWSVHYTTSWGETLMAGDGGSSTSVAKAPNGQWIYLFQPKGNKLVSTKLVNMKNHNYHLEPNVHFSPDNKWIIFRANFEGQENVYAVQIEKK
- a CDS encoding glycoside hydrolase family 140 protein codes for the protein MTCLFLLGICGNIQAQKTYIPWNNGKLMVDESGRYLKQANGAPFFWLGDTGWLMPARLDRDEVEYYLEQCSKKGFNMVQIMLMHTMPEMNTYGQWALPDGFNFKNIDKKGVYGYWDHIDFIVRTAEKKGIYVGMVCLWGTPVSKGLVSEKDAQTYGKFLADRYKKNPNIVWFIGGDIRGDVKPTVWTTLAKTIKANDENHLMTFHPRGRTTSAIWFNNEPWLDFNMFQSGHRRYGQRLGDGDYTIQENTEEDNWRYVEKSFAMKPLKPTIDGEPVYEEIPQGLHDTTQPLWTANDIRRYAYWSVFAGSFGHTYGHNSIMQMLKNGVGGAYGATKPWYDALKDPGMNQMNYLKNLMLTFPYFERVPDQSIIAGTNGERYERIIATRGNDYMLVYNYTNRPAQIDLTKISGAKKKAWWYSPVNGQLEYIGEFDNKVTEFINDSGYRAGNDMVLIVTDASKEYVKQDWKSLPDAQVKWNK